In Gammaproteobacteria bacterium, a single genomic region encodes these proteins:
- a CDS encoding FAD-dependent oxidoreductase translates to IPQIETRVLTDVLDLPWGVEVYDLLTRWNPLLPEQWYMQAYNGKNVMIAGMGPAGFTLAHYLLQAGCAVVGFDGLKIEPLPSAYITQPIREYQSIVESLDDRIVAGFGGVAEYGITVRWDKNFLKLIYITLMRRPHFQVFGNIRFGGTVTIEDAWALGFDHFVIAVGAGLPKALPVKNSMATGMRQANDFLMALQLTGAAKKESFSSLEIRLPVIVIGGGLTGVDAATEAQAYYIRQVEKVATRYQALKETLSETEILNVFNISSKTILKEFLEHADLITKERARAKVENTEPNFIDLIHQWGGVSIVYRQAMQASPAYINNHEELHKALEEGIFYIENLAPTQVNLDEYGHCTSMSFQSSQQETVTLAAKSILVATGASLNVAYAFEHQHTFERKGMQYLSYDETKGELSAAHAAEHCKDPHFGPFTSYHNHQQHRVSFIGDTHPVFHGNVVKAIASAKYTYPKIMQHLNNSLITSPLAGEVEAYSPRERGYQNFHNHIQHQLTTIIIDIRHPSTEIIEIVVQAPQAIKHYRPGQFYRIQAFETYTKFSNEAPWLFASDVNHNNDTITFTLTQKEAKENYFDHFIIGDSIALMGPTGVRSKISEFHETILIIGNQKSLAHVHSYAKALKEKNNRIVFLAYLKNVTEIFYQTEIEAICDQVIWAENCIEALKIYAESKTANVPLTEVDRIQVIGDSTQLKEIVQMQKHYLKDKLPKAPKITASVHSHMQCMLKGVCAQCLQWQIDPETGERTKAVFACSWQDQPIEIIDLDHLASRERQNSCQETLNRLYKKHVI, encoded by the coding sequence ATTCCACAAATCGAGACACGCGTATTGACCGATGTACTTGACCTACCGTGGGGTGTGGAAGTGTATGATTTGTTGACGCGCTGGAATCCATTATTGCCCGAGCAATGGTATATGCAAGCGTATAATGGCAAAAATGTGATGATCGCCGGCATGGGGCCCGCAGGATTTACCCTCGCGCATTATTTACTACAAGCCGGTTGCGCTGTCGTAGGTTTTGATGGCTTAAAAATAGAACCACTGCCTAGCGCCTATATCACTCAACCTATTCGCGAGTATCAATCTATTGTGGAGTCATTAGATGATAGGATTGTTGCTGGATTTGGTGGCGTCGCAGAATATGGTATTACAGTTCGTTGGGATAAAAATTTTCTGAAATTAATTTATATTACATTAATGCGCCGACCACATTTTCAAGTGTTTGGCAATATTCGTTTTGGCGGAACAGTCACTATAGAAGATGCATGGGCATTAGGCTTCGATCATTTCGTGATTGCAGTTGGCGCAGGTTTACCCAAAGCGTTGCCAGTAAAAAACAGCATGGCCACTGGCATGCGACAAGCCAATGATTTTTTAATGGCATTACAACTGACCGGCGCGGCGAAAAAAGAAAGCTTTTCATCATTAGAAATTCGCCTTCCTGTTATCGTCATTGGCGGTGGTTTGACGGGCGTTGATGCCGCCACGGAAGCGCAAGCGTATTATATTCGTCAAGTAGAAAAAGTCGCGACACGTTATCAAGCCTTAAAAGAAACATTATCTGAAACAGAAATTTTAAACGTTTTCAATATTTCTTCTAAAACCATTTTAAAAGAATTTTTGGAACACGCTGATCTTATTACCAAAGAACGCGCTCGCGCGAAAGTTGAAAATACTGAGCCTAATTTTATTGACCTCATTCATCAATGGGGTGGTGTCAGCATTGTTTATCGCCAGGCAATGCAAGCTTCGCCTGCTTATATCAACAATCATGAAGAATTACATAAAGCGCTTGAAGAAGGCATTTTTTATATTGAAAATCTTGCGCCCACACAGGTGAATCTAGACGAATATGGCCATTGCACTTCTATGTCATTCCAATCATCACAACAAGAAACGGTGACGTTAGCAGCAAAAAGTATTCTGGTAGCGACTGGCGCATCACTTAATGTTGCCTATGCTTTTGAACATCAACACACTTTTGAACGTAAAGGCATGCAATACCTATCTTATGATGAAACCAAGGGTGAACTATCCGCCGCACACGCCGCAGAACATTGCAAAGACCCGCATTTTGGACCGTTTACTTCGTATCATAATCATCAGCAACATCGCGTTAGTTTTATTGGCGATACGCATCCAGTTTTTCATGGCAATGTCGTTAAAGCAATTGCCTCGGCAAAATATACCTACCCCAAAATTATGCAGCATTTGAATAATTCTTTGATTACCTCGCCCCTTGCGGGAGAGGTCGAGGCGTACTCGCCGAGGGAGAGGGGTTATCAAAATTTTCACAACCACATCCAACATCAACTAACTACAATCATTATTGACATTCGCCATCCATCAACAGAAATTATTGAAATTGTAGTGCAAGCGCCCCAAGCAATTAAACATTATCGCCCAGGACAATTTTATCGTATTCAAGCGTTTGAGACTTACACGAAATTTTCCAATGAAGCCCCCTGGCTATTTGCCAGTGATGTTAATCATAATAACGACACGATTACTTTCACACTAACTCAAAAAGAAGCCAAAGAAAATTACTTTGATCATTTCATCATTGGCGACTCCATTGCCTTGATGGGTCCCACAGGTGTACGCAGTAAAATTTCTGAATTTCATGAGACCATACTTATTATTGGCAATCAGAAAAGCTTAGCGCACGTGCATTCTTACGCAAAAGCACTCAAAGAAAAAAATAATCGTATTGTTTTTTTAGCTTACTTAAAAAATGTCACTGAAATTTTTTATCAAACTGAAATCGAAGCTATTTGTGATCAAGTCATTTGGGCAGAAAATTGCATTGAAGCCTTAAAAATCTATGCCGAATCAAAAACAGCGAACGTTCCATTGACCGAAGTGGACAGGATTCAAGTCATTGGTGATAGCACTCAATTGAAAGAAATCGTTCAGATGCAAAAACATTATCTAAAAGATAAATTACCTAAAGCCCCGAAAATTACCGCCTCTGTTCACAGCCATATGCAATGCATGTTAAAAGGCGTTTGCGCGCAGTGTTTACAATGGCAAATCGATCCGGAAACTGGCGAACGCACTAAAGCGGTTTTTGCATGTTCATGGCAGGATCAACCGATTGAAATCATTGATCTTGATCACTTGGCGAGCCGCGAGAGACAGAATAGTTGTCAGGAAACATTAAATCGATTATATAAAAAACATGTGATTTAA